In a genomic window of Streptomyces sp. cg36:
- a CDS encoding cytochrome P450, whose product MTAPTLPPVDTPAHRLDPYPLFARLREHAPVHWDPARRSWYVSRYDDVAELLLERRLGAHDDAEWMKELPEDEHAVIAPVEDHLARWPVFSDRPAQAAVRRLLQPALTRGAVAPFADGIRADARALAAALPDGPCDLLTDFARPAAVRTVTRLLGAPAQEAGALLEEWSDRLIAYLGHSGADAGLARAAAPAVAGLTDFVLGELLPAASGPVAIQLARALDEEGVSAADVVAMVAQLVTGGIEPMATATCVAALRPPPPATPCGHDLPAWSEETVTTALRLDPPFHYAPREVKADFDFRGHRLRTGQRVVLLLASAGHDTSGPPRQPGTCPVTGSGAGGAVTASGTGAGRHLAFGKGRHFCLGAPLALLHLRVVLEELQQAGVLGRVDRGGVVREPVLSITSFARFPLGPRPAAVSAAGAGPAAR is encoded by the coding sequence GTGACGGCGCCGACGCTGCCGCCCGTCGACACCCCCGCCCACCGGCTCGACCCCTACCCGCTCTTCGCCCGGCTGCGCGAGCACGCGCCCGTCCACTGGGACCCTGCCAGGCGGTCCTGGTACGTCAGCCGGTACGACGACGTCGCGGAGCTGCTGCTGGAGCGGCGGCTCGGCGCCCACGACGACGCGGAGTGGATGAAGGAGCTGCCCGAGGACGAACACGCCGTCATCGCGCCCGTGGAGGACCACCTCGCGCGCTGGCCGGTCTTCTCCGACCGGCCGGCCCAGGCCGCGGTGCGGCGGCTGCTCCAGCCCGCGCTGACGCGCGGCGCCGTCGCCCCCTTCGCCGACGGCATCCGCGCGGACGCCCGCGCGCTCGCCGCGGCCCTGCCGGACGGGCCGTGCGACCTGCTCACCGACTTCGCGCGGCCCGCGGCGGTACGCACCGTCACCCGCCTCCTCGGGGCCCCGGCCCAGGAGGCGGGCGCGCTCCTGGAGGAGTGGTCGGACCGGCTCATCGCGTATCTGGGGCACTCCGGGGCGGACGCCGGCCTCGCGCGCGCCGCCGCGCCCGCCGTCGCGGGCCTGACCGACTTCGTGCTCGGCGAGCTGCTGCCCGCCGCGTCCGGGCCCGTCGCCATCCAACTGGCGCGCGCCCTCGACGAGGAGGGCGTGAGCGCGGCGGACGTGGTCGCGATGGTGGCGCAGCTGGTCACCGGCGGCATCGAACCGATGGCGACGGCCACGTGCGTGGCCGCGCTCCGGCCGCCGCCGCCCGCCACGCCCTGCGGCCACGACCTGCCCGCGTGGTCCGAGGAGACCGTCACGACCGCCCTGCGCCTGGACCCGCCCTTCCACTACGCGCCGCGCGAGGTGAAGGCCGACTTCGACTTCCGGGGCCACCGCTTGCGCACGGGCCAGCGGGTCGTGCTGCTGCTCGCCTCGGCGGGCCACGACACCTCCGGCCCGCCCCGGCAGCCGGGCACCTGCCCGGTCACCGGGAGCGGCGCGGGCGGCGCGGTCACCGCGAGCGGTACGGGTGCCGGACGCCACCTCGCCTTCGGCAAGGGCCGGCACTTCTGTCTGGGCGCGCCGCTGGCGCTGCTGCATCTGCGGGTGGTGCTGGAGGAGTTGCAGCAGGCCGGGGTCCTGGGCCGGGTGGACCGGGGCGGTGTGGTGCGTGAGCCCGTCCTGAGCATCACGTCCTTCGCCCGCTTCCCGCTCGGCCCCCGGCCGGCGGCCGTCAGCGCAGCTGGGGCAGGACCCGCTGCCCGATGA
- a CDS encoding BTAD domain-containing putative transcriptional regulator, whose amino-acid sequence MQFHVLGPLAVVRNGAGLPLGSTKQQALLACLLLRANQPTPMADLVDALWGMAPPASAVKNVQLYVSRLRRTLGPGGEERIRTAHGGYSLAVGPGELDLDRCRALAAEAQLARRSGAPERARTLLREALGLWRGGPLPRLAGTVWLEGEIRSLEEMRLMLHEDYFQVLLDTGRHREAVPELKRMVIAHPMQERFRFQLMLALSRAGDRSAALAVYRSGYQLLVNTLGIEPCRELRNLHDSILADTAVTSPRPLRRAPGPLAAGAQRAVPVAL is encoded by the coding sequence ATGCAATTCCATGTTCTGGGACCGCTGGCGGTCGTCCGGAACGGCGCGGGACTTCCCCTGGGAAGTACCAAACAGCAGGCGCTGCTGGCCTGTCTGCTGCTGCGCGCCAACCAGCCGACGCCCATGGCGGACCTCGTCGACGCGCTGTGGGGCATGGCGCCGCCCGCCTCCGCCGTCAAGAACGTCCAGCTGTACGTCAGCCGGCTGCGCCGCACCCTGGGCCCCGGCGGCGAGGAGCGCATCCGCACCGCGCACGGCGGCTACAGCCTGGCCGTCGGCCCCGGTGAGCTCGATCTCGACCGGTGCCGGGCGCTGGCGGCGGAGGCCCAGCTGGCCCGCCGCTCCGGGGCCCCCGAGCGGGCGCGCACCCTGCTGCGCGAGGCGCTCGGGCTGTGGCGGGGCGGTCCGCTGCCCCGGCTGGCGGGCACGGTGTGGCTGGAGGGCGAGATCCGCTCCCTGGAGGAGATGCGCCTCATGCTGCACGAGGACTACTTCCAGGTGCTCCTGGACACCGGGCGCCACCGCGAGGCGGTGCCGGAGCTGAAGCGGATGGTGATCGCCCATCCGATGCAGGAACGTTTCCGCTTCCAGCTCATGCTGGCGCTGAGCCGCGCCGGGGACCGCTCCGCCGCCCTGGCCGTCTACCGCAGCGGCTACCAGCTGCTGGTCAACACCCTGGGCATCGAGCCCTGCCGGGAGCTGCGCAACCTGCACGACAGCATCCTGGCCGACACCGCGGTGACCAGTCCCCGGCCGCTGCGCCGCGCACCGGGCCCGCTCGCCGCCGGGGCCCAGCGCGCCGTCCCCGTCGCCCTGTGA
- a CDS encoding LLM class F420-dependent oxidoreductase, giving the protein MELRVFTEPQEGATYDTLLRLARAAEELGFAAFFRSDHYLRMGGGDGLPGPTDAWTTLAGLARETRRIRLGTLMSAATFRLPGVLAVQVAQVDQMSGGRVELGLGAGWYEREHTAYGIPFPRERVARLAEQLAIVTGLWNTPAGEVFHFEGAHYRLADSPALPKPLQRPLPVIVGGHGAVRTPRLAARYASEFNVPFASADVTAERFARVREAVAEYGRPADDLVYSAVQIACVGESAAHVSRRAAVIARGTPGELAAGGALVGTVDQVVDAIGRYAEAGAARLYLHLGDLTDLDHLELIGQRVLPQLR; this is encoded by the coding sequence ATGGAACTGCGCGTCTTCACCGAGCCGCAGGAAGGCGCCACGTACGACACCCTGCTGAGGCTCGCCCGGGCCGCCGAGGAGCTGGGCTTCGCCGCGTTCTTCCGGTCCGACCACTATCTGCGCATGGGGGGCGGGGACGGGCTGCCGGGCCCGACCGACGCCTGGACGACGCTGGCGGGGCTGGCCCGCGAGACCCGGCGCATCCGGCTGGGCACCCTGATGAGCGCCGCCACGTTCCGGCTGCCGGGCGTGCTCGCCGTCCAGGTGGCGCAGGTGGACCAGATGTCCGGCGGACGGGTCGAACTGGGCCTGGGCGCCGGGTGGTACGAGCGGGAGCACACCGCGTACGGCATCCCCTTCCCGCGCGAGCGGGTCGCCCGCCTGGCGGAGCAGCTGGCCATCGTCACCGGGCTGTGGAACACGCCCGCCGGCGAGGTCTTCCACTTCGAGGGCGCCCACTACCGGCTGGCGGACTCGCCCGCGCTGCCCAAGCCGCTCCAGCGGCCCCTGCCCGTGATCGTCGGCGGCCACGGCGCCGTCCGCACGCCGCGGCTGGCCGCCCGGTACGCGAGCGAGTTCAACGTCCCCTTCGCGTCCGCCGACGTCACGGCCGAGCGCTTCGCCCGGGTCCGCGAGGCCGTGGCGGAGTACGGGCGCCCGGCGGACGACCTGGTGTACTCGGCCGTGCAGATCGCCTGCGTCGGCGAGAGCGCCGCGCACGTGTCCCGGCGCGCGGCCGTCATCGCCCGCGGCACCCCCGGGGAACTGGCCGCCGGCGGCGCGCTGGTGGGGACCGTGGACCAGGTGGTCGACGCGATCGGCCGGTACGCCGAGGCCGGGGCCGCCCGGCTCTATCTGCACCTGGGCGACCTCACCGACCTCGACCACCTGGAGCTCATCGGGCAGCGGGTCCTGCCCCAGCTGCGCTGA